The Humulus lupulus chromosome 4, drHumLupu1.1, whole genome shotgun sequence genome has a window encoding:
- the LOC133832850 gene encoding uncharacterized protein LOC133832850 yields MRELTVGSATGREVPEKHPDVEQNPPRRATGVTITEPSSTPQAAAPPVSKGKGKKKATEPLQPLNKSSDENGTDLSILDSLPIPCQLFDRDGKFNAPEAPAAPSSKRHPEESNKVPQAKKPRTAGLPEDGPSANATPPPSPHEQQTPPAPAGSTPSPAAPTDQTQQAFLALTAGRMRSGTITEQSKSLQQQHADELKAAEAKYAEQLAAMLKEKNKLAKELKEKQNSLDKSVEQMNQCKDSNRINYHEAKKLEQELIASRQETKTLEGRIKKLEKANASNLERYKNTTSKCFCNFWKHNQGAKFNYLPECARQAELACCSASSQAEEERARVLASPEISLATGMDGAENETADVVDQSPPQDPPAP; encoded by the exons ATGAGGGAGTTAACAGTGGGGAGTGCTACTGGCAGAGAAGTTCCCGAGAAGCACCCGGACGTGGAACAAAATCCTCCGAGGAGGGCCACCGGAGTAACAATCACGGAACCTTCTAGCACCCCGCAGGCTGCCGCTCCCCCTGTCTcaaagggaaaagggaaaaagaaagccaccgaaccccTCCAGCCCCTCAACAAATCTtcggacgagaacggtactgatctctcgatCTTAGATAGCTTGCCGATTCCCTGTCAATTATTTGATAGGGACGGAAAATTTAA TGCCCCAGAGGCTCCCGCGGCTCCCTCGAGCAAGAGGCATCCTGAGGAAAGCAATAAAGTGCCTCAGGCTAAGAAGCCTCGCACTGCAGGCCTCCCGGAGGACGGACCCTCAGCCAACGCAACTCCACCACCTTCTCCTCATGAGcagcagactccccctgctcctgcCGGGTCGACTCCATCTCCAGCGGCCCCAactgaccagactcagcag GCATTTCTGGCCCTTACCGCCGGCCGGATGCGCTCGGGAACCATCACCGAGCAGTCTAAATCCTTGCAGCAACAACATGCTgacgaactcaaagctgccgaagcgAAATATGCTGAACAGCTTGCGGCGATGCTCAaggagaagaacaaactggctaaggagttgaaggagaagcaaaaTTCTCTGGATAAATCCGTTGAGCAGATGAACCAGTGCAAAGATTCTAACCGCATTAACTACCAcgaggctaaaaagctcgagcAGGAGTTGATCGCGAGCAGACAGGAGACTAAAACCTTGGAGGGCCGAATCAAGAAgcttgagaaagccaatgccagcaatttggaaaggtacaagaacaccACAAGTAAGTGTTTTtgtaacttctggaaacacaaccaaggggcgAAATTTAATTACCTTCCCGAATGCGCAAGGCAGGCTGAGCTAGCCTGCTGCTCTGCATCCTCCCAGGCAGAGGAGGAGAGGGCAAGAGTACTTGCttcgcccgaaatctccttggcgactggcATGGACGGGGCGGAAAATGAAACTGCAGATGTCGTCGATCAGAGcccccctcaagatcctccggcCCCTTag